One part of the Rutidosis leptorrhynchoides isolate AG116_Rl617_1_P2 chromosome 1, CSIRO_AGI_Rlap_v1, whole genome shotgun sequence genome encodes these proteins:
- the LOC139902151 gene encoding germacrene A acid 8-beta-hydroxylase-like, with protein sequence MDPFTLFFMLVSFLIFFTCWKLITTKTEKNLPPGPPKLPIIGNIHQFHTQSPHRALRKLARKYGPVMHLQLGQVSTIVISTPQLVQEMMKTHDLNFSDRPTNITSQIFFYNNQSVAWSPYGNYFRQIKKTVKLELLSATKVRSFSYIREDELKRVVKSVETCIGTPINFRTLASQTVNNLVCRATLGDVCKDRNILLDTMTLIMKTFSSFNVVNLYPTLQFLNIITGKKAKWLKIHKQLDGILETILEEHRIQEGSSQDHEDLVNVLLRLKDTGAFEFPISDNNIKAIILEMLIAGTSSSSMTIEWAFCELMRHPQVMQKVQSDIRATVKGTTITDSDIQNMHYLKLVVKETLRLHGVPILVPRQNQKDCNLLGYHIPAKTKLLINAWACGTDPDSWEDPGSFKPERFENSSISYLGADFELIPFGTGRRICPGINFAIGTVECILSNLLYHFDWNLPDGVNPQDIDMTEVTAISTLPKYPLQIVPISRPLVSYAPGGTLVEP encoded by the exons ATGGATCCTTTCACACTATTCTTTATGCTTGTTTCTTTCCTAATTTTCTTCACTTGTTGGAAACTCATTACAACCAAGACTGAAAAAAACTTGCCACCAGGGCCACCAAAGCTCCCGATTATCGGAAACATACACCAATTCCATACGCAATCACCTCATCGAGCTCTTAGGAAGTTGGCTCGAAAATATGGTCCGGTCATGCATTTACAGCTCGGCCAAGTGTCTACCATTGTCATATCCACACCCCAATTAGTCCAAGAGATGATGAAGACCCATGATCTCAACTTTTCAGACAGACCAACAAACATAACTTCTCAAATATTCTTTTACAATAACCAAAGTGTTGCTTGGTCTCCTTATGGGAATTATTTTAGACAAATAAAGAAGACTGTCAAATTAGAACTTCTAAGTGCCACAAAAGTTCGATCATTTAGTTATATTCGAGAAGATGAGCTTAAAAGAGTGGTTAAGAGTGTTGAAACTTGTATTGGAACACCTATCAACTTTAGGACATTGGCCTCGCAAACGGTTAATAATTTGGTTTGCAGGGCTACATTAGGAGACGTTTGTAAGGACCGAAATATCCTCTTAGATACTATGACTCTGATAATGAAAACATTCAGCTCTTTCAATGTGGTGAATTTGTATCCTACTTTACAATTTCTTAATATTATTACTGGGAAGAAAGCTAAGTGGTTGAAGATACATAAACAACTTGATGGTATCTTGGAAACCATTTTGGAAGAACACAGAATTCAAGAAGGCAGTAGCCAGGATCATGAAGATCTTGTTAATGTTTTATTAAGACTGAAAGATACTGGTGCCTTTGAATTTCCCATCTCTGATAACAATATCAAAGCAATCATTCTG GAAATGTTGATAGCTGGGACGAGTTCATCTTCAATGACAATCGAATGGGCATTTTGTGAACTCATGAGACACCCACAAGTTATGCAGAAAGTACAATCTGACATACGAGCAACAGTGAAGGGAACAACAATAACCGATTCTGATATACAAAACATGCATTACCTAAAATTAGTAGTAAAAGAAACATTAAGGTTACATGGTGTGCCAATTTTGGTTCCTAGACAAAACCAGAAAGATTGCAATCTTCTTGGATATCATATTCCTGCAAAAACCAAACTACTTATAAATGCATGGGCATGCGGAACAGATCCTGATAGTTGGGAAGATCCTGGGAGTTTCAAACCCGAGCGATTTGAAAACAGTTCGATTAGTTATTTAGGTGCTGATTTTGAACTCATTCCGTTTGGGACTGGAAGGAGAATTTGTCCTGGGATTAATTTTGCGATTGGTACAGTTGAATGTATCTTGTCTAACTTATTGTATCATTTTGATTGGAATCTTCCAGACGGAGTGAACCCGCAAGATATTGATATGACTGAAGTTACAGCGATTTCGACATTACCTAAGTATCCATTACAAATTGTTCCTATCTCCAGGCCATTGGTGAGTTATGCGCCCGGTGGTACATTGGTTGAACCATGA